A genomic stretch from Shewanella sediminis HAW-EB3 includes:
- the hemF gene encoding oxygen-dependent coproporphyrinogen oxidase, with product MSVPDTSAVKAFLLDLQQRICEGLEQLDGKGTFEADSWKREEGGGGTSRVLTNGKVFEQAGVNFSHVTGAAMPASATANRSELEGRSFEAMGVSLVIHPKNPFLPTTHANVRFFIAKKEGADPVWWFGGGFDLTPYYPFEEDVIEWHQNAHDLCQPFGESVYPKYKKWCDEYFFLPHRNETRGVGGLFFDDLNQDGFEKSFEFMQAVGNGFLTSYAPIVERRKDTEYGEKEREFQLYRRGRYVEFNLVYDRGTLFGLQTGGRTESILMSMPPLVRWQYAYTPEENSAEALLYTDFLKPKDWLNLDE from the coding sequence ATGTCTGTGCCAGACACCAGTGCAGTAAAGGCGTTTTTACTCGATCTTCAACAGCGAATTTGTGAAGGTTTGGAGCAGTTAGATGGAAAAGGGACGTTTGAAGCTGATTCCTGGAAGCGTGAAGAGGGAGGTGGCGGTACGAGCCGTGTATTAACTAATGGCAAAGTATTCGAGCAGGCAGGTGTAAACTTTTCTCATGTTACCGGTGCTGCAATGCCGGCATCGGCAACGGCTAACAGGTCCGAACTTGAAGGCCGTAGTTTTGAGGCTATGGGGGTTTCTTTAGTTATTCACCCAAAAAATCCATTTCTTCCTACCACTCATGCCAATGTTCGTTTCTTTATCGCTAAAAAAGAGGGAGCAGATCCTGTTTGGTGGTTTGGCGGTGGTTTCGACCTTACTCCCTATTACCCGTTTGAAGAGGATGTAATCGAATGGCACCAGAATGCCCATGATTTATGTCAGCCATTTGGAGAATCTGTTTATCCTAAATATAAGAAGTGGTGTGATGAATACTTCTTCTTACCCCATCGTAATGAAACTCGTGGTGTTGGCGGCTTATTCTTTGACGATCTCAATCAAGACGGGTTTGAAAAAAGCTTCGAGTTTATGCAGGCTGTCGGTAATGGTTTCTTGACTTCATACGCTCCAATTGTTGAGCGCCGTAAAGATACAGAATATGGCGAAAAAGAGCGAGAGTTCCAGCTATATCGTCGTGGACGTTATGTTGAGTTTAATCTGGTCTACGACAGAGGAACCTTGTTTGGATTGCAAACTGGTGGCCGAACCGAGTCGATATTGATGTCTATGCCGCCGCTGGTTCGTTGGCAGTACGCCTATACACCGGAAGAAAATTCGGCTGAAGCACTTCTTTATACCGACTTCTTAAAACCGAAGGACTGGTTAAACTTAGATGAATAA
- the rsmB gene encoding 16S rRNA (cytosine(967)-C(5))-methyltransferase RsmB, which translates to MNLRALAAKVVFQVLEKGISLSVALPDQQRHLESGKDKALMAELCYGVMRHLPQLDKLVSDCMSKPLKGKQRILHQLLLVGCYQLYFTRIPSHAAISETAEACRQLKFEGLVKVVNGVLRNIQRQEKPLPTDNETLALNTPAWIIKRLKAAYPESWKEIVEQSHQRPPMWLRSNKLSQTRDEYLASLAEVEIQASAGKSSDAILLESPKDVLQLPGFEEGTASVQDGAAQWAATLLAPIDGELVLDACAAPGGKTCHLLEQAPNIELVAVDFDANRLERVQQNLDRLSLNAKLIHGDAADIDSWWQGDKFDRILLDAPCSATGVIRRHPDIKWLRKQADIEELASLQSKILDHCWQWLKPGGTLLYATCSILPQENEQQIRAFLERANDATLVPIDEQNHPDDIGWQITPGLENMDGFYYARLVKG; encoded by the coding sequence ATGAATTTGCGAGCATTAGCGGCCAAGGTCGTATTTCAGGTGTTGGAAAAAGGGATTTCATTGTCTGTCGCCCTGCCGGATCAGCAAAGACACCTTGAAAGTGGTAAAGATAAGGCTCTAATGGCCGAGCTCTGCTATGGCGTCATGCGCCACCTGCCTCAGCTTGATAAATTGGTCAGTGACTGCATGAGTAAACCACTGAAGGGCAAGCAAAGGATACTGCATCAACTGTTACTCGTTGGCTGCTATCAACTTTATTTCACCCGCATCCCGAGCCATGCAGCCATTTCAGAAACCGCCGAAGCCTGCCGACAACTCAAATTTGAAGGCCTGGTAAAAGTTGTCAACGGTGTACTGCGCAATATTCAGCGTCAAGAGAAGCCACTGCCTACAGATAACGAAACCTTAGCTCTCAATACTCCGGCCTGGATAATCAAGCGACTCAAAGCGGCTTATCCGGAAAGCTGGAAAGAGATCGTTGAGCAAAGCCATCAACGTCCACCTATGTGGCTACGCAGCAATAAACTGTCGCAGACTCGCGATGAGTACTTAGCCTCTCTTGCCGAAGTTGAGATCCAAGCTTCTGCAGGTAAGAGTAGCGATGCCATCTTACTCGAGAGTCCTAAAGATGTATTGCAACTTCCCGGCTTTGAGGAAGGAACCGCCTCGGTTCAGGACGGTGCGGCTCAATGGGCTGCAACTCTACTGGCCCCAATCGATGGGGAATTAGTCCTCGATGCCTGTGCGGCACCAGGCGGTAAGACTTGTCACCTATTAGAACAAGCCCCCAATATTGAATTAGTCGCCGTCGATTTTGATGCCAACCGTCTCGAACGAGTCCAGCAAAACCTTGACCGTCTGTCGCTCAACGCAAAACTGATCCATGGCGATGCCGCCGATATCGATTCATGGTGGCAAGGAGATAAGTTTGATCGCATCCTACTCGATGCCCCTTGCTCGGCAACAGGTGTTATCCGTCGTCATCCCGATATCAAATGGCTAAGAAAACAAGCCGATATCGAAGAGTTGGCCTCACTGCAGAGTAAGATATTAGATCACTGTTGGCAGTGGCTCAAGCCCGGTGGCACACTGCTCTACGCGACTTGCTCAATCCTTCCTCAGGAAAACGAACAGCAGATCCGTGCCTTCCTGGAGAGAGCCAATGACGCGACTCTCGTTCCAATCGATGAGCAAAACCACCCCGATGATATTGGATGGCAAATTACACCGGGATTGGAGAATATGGATGGATTTTACTACGCACGGTTGGTAAAGGGATAA
- a CDS encoding DUF494 family protein — MFDILMYLFENYVHSEVEFLVDEDELTQELTRAGFHQSEIIKALSWLENLAELQEGDTPYLCDHDQHSFRIYTQKEMDKLDVECRGFLLFLEQIKVLSVETREMVIDRVMELDETALILEDLKWVVLMVLFNAPGNESAYEQMEDLIFEQPDGRLHS, encoded by the coding sequence ATGTTTGATATCCTCATGTATCTATTTGAAAACTATGTTCACAGCGAAGTAGAATTCTTAGTGGATGAAGATGAGCTTACTCAGGAGCTCACCCGTGCTGGTTTTCATCAGTCCGAAATTATTAAAGCATTATCTTGGCTTGAAAACTTAGCCGAGCTGCAAGAGGGTGATACACCGTATCTTTGTGATCACGACCAACACTCTTTCCGAATTTATACTCAGAAAGAGATGGATAAGCTTGATGTCGAATGTCGTGGCTTTCTACTTTTTCTGGAGCAGATTAAAGTGCTCAGTGTAGAAACTCGTGAAATGGTAATCGATCGGGTCATGGAGCTGGATGAGACAGCCCTGATTCTGGAAGATCTTAAATGGGTTGTTTTAATGGTGTTATTTAATGCACCGGGAAATGAGTCTGCTTATGAACAGATGGAAGATCTGATCTTTGAGCAACCCGATGGACGATTACACTCTTAA
- the dprA gene encoding DNA-processing protein DprA, which translates to MDVEELRQRLEHEKDALPLPESLLKRELAPDFSLVDSALDWLQSSSHHHIVTLDDPHYPNLLKQISDPPSILFIKGEPDTLLLPSIAVVGSRAATSAGLQSAYQLAGELGSIGFSVSSGMAAGVDGAAHQACIDNSAKTIAVLGTGVEVIYPRRHKKLYEKIQCHGAVISEFWPDVKPYAGNFPKRNRIISGLSLGTLVVEACRRSGSLITARLALEQGREVFAVPGNILGGQSQGCHDLLRDGAKLVENAADIIEEVSVLCDFHLEELKSRHHIGGENASDLPFTSLLASVGYETTPIDVVVEHSGKAIELVLEQMLELELQGWVAVVPGGYVRLRRS; encoded by the coding sequence ATGGACGTAGAGGAACTTAGGCAGAGGTTGGAGCATGAGAAAGATGCTTTGCCTCTACCGGAGAGTCTGCTCAAGCGTGAGCTTGCCCCCGATTTTTCTCTTGTCGATTCGGCGTTAGACTGGCTACAAAGTTCGTCACATCACCATATTGTCACCTTAGATGATCCCCATTATCCGAATTTGCTGAAACAGATTTCCGATCCTCCATCGATATTGTTTATTAAGGGGGAGCCCGACACGCTTCTTCTACCGAGTATTGCCGTCGTTGGCAGCCGTGCAGCAACGAGTGCAGGCTTACAATCAGCTTACCAACTGGCGGGTGAGCTCGGATCCATTGGTTTTTCTGTATCCAGTGGAATGGCGGCGGGAGTCGATGGCGCAGCACATCAGGCATGTATCGATAACAGTGCCAAAACCATTGCAGTATTGGGAACGGGGGTTGAAGTTATTTACCCTCGTAGACATAAGAAACTATATGAGAAAATTCAATGCCATGGTGCAGTCATTAGTGAATTTTGGCCGGATGTAAAGCCTTATGCAGGAAATTTTCCGAAACGAAACAGGATTATCAGCGGTCTATCATTAGGTACGCTTGTTGTTGAGGCCTGTCGGAGAAGTGGATCATTAATCACCGCCAGATTGGCGTTGGAACAGGGAAGAGAGGTGTTTGCAGTTCCGGGGAATATTTTGGGTGGGCAGAGCCAGGGTTGCCATGATCTATTGCGAGATGGTGCAAAACTTGTCGAGAATGCGGCCGATATAATAGAGGAAGTGTCAGTTTTATGTGATTTTCACCTTGAAGAACTGAAAAGTCGTCACCATATAGGGGGGGAGAACGCTTCAGATTTGCCATTTACCTCACTGTTAGCTAGTGTTGGTTATGAGACCACTCCAATTGATGTTGTGGTTGAGCATAGTGGAAAAGCCATAGAGTTAGTATTAGAGCAAATGCTTGAACTTGAGCTACAAGGTTGGGTCGCTGTAGTACCCGGTGGTTACGTAAGACTAAGGAGGAGCTAG
- the fmt gene encoding methionyl-tRNA formyltransferase: MKPLNIIFAGTPDFAARHLQALIDSEHNIIGVYSQPDRPAGRGKKLQASPVKSLAIEHNLPVFQPKSLRDEQAQAELANLNADIMVVVAYGLILPKVVLDTPKLGCINVHGSILPRWRGAAPIQRALWAGDTETGVTIMQMDIGLDTGDMLLKTRLPIEDNDTSASLYEKLALQGPDALIEALTGLAKGELTAEKQDESLANYAEKLSKEEAELDWSKSALELWREIRAFNPWPISHFTHQDASIKVRESAVSNLSSDAPAGTIISAGKQGIDIATGDGVLTLLNMQLPGKKPLSVGDILNSRGEWFTPGTLLNSKKLIGKEPAVKEAE, translated from the coding sequence TTGAAACCATTAAACATTATTTTTGCTGGTACTCCAGATTTTGCGGCTCGCCATCTGCAAGCCCTCATCGATTCAGAACACAATATTATCGGTGTTTATTCACAACCGGATAGGCCGGCTGGACGAGGAAAGAAACTGCAGGCGAGTCCGGTAAAAAGTCTGGCCATCGAGCATAACCTTCCCGTCTTTCAGCCAAAGTCACTTCGTGATGAACAGGCTCAAGCAGAACTTGCCAACCTGAATGCCGATATCATGGTTGTTGTCGCCTACGGGCTTATCTTGCCAAAAGTCGTGCTCGACACCCCTAAACTTGGCTGTATCAATGTGCACGGCTCAATATTGCCTCGCTGGCGTGGTGCGGCGCCAATCCAACGCGCCCTTTGGGCTGGTGACACAGAAACAGGCGTCACCATCATGCAGATGGATATCGGTCTGGATACCGGCGATATGTTATTGAAGACCCGGTTACCGATTGAAGATAACGATACTTCGGCGAGCCTCTATGAAAAACTGGCTTTACAGGGGCCTGATGCCCTCATTGAGGCGCTTACCGGGTTAGCTAAAGGTGAGTTAACGGCAGAGAAACAGGATGAAAGCCTGGCTAATTACGCAGAAAAGCTCAGCAAAGAGGAGGCTGAGCTTGACTGGAGTAAATCGGCGCTCGAACTGTGGCGTGAGATCAGAGCCTTTAATCCATGGCCTATAAGCCACTTTACTCACCAGGATGCCAGTATCAAAGTAAGAGAATCTGCGGTCAGCAACCTCAGCAGTGATGCACCAGCAGGTACCATTATATCGGCGGGTAAACAGGGTATAGATATTGCCACTGGTGACGGCGTGTTAACTCTGCTTAATATGCAGTTGCCGGGCAAGAAGCCATTGAGTGTCGGCGACATTTTGAATTCTCGTGGGGAGTGGTTTACTCCAGGCACACTCTTAAATAGTAAAAAGCTGATTGGCAAAGAGCCAGCGGTAAAAGAGGCTGAGTAA
- a CDS encoding collagenase, translating into MFRRSLIAITLISPTLMTLNGCSSSPNLIVDQTLISQINLANKDSFFDASNPQLNKNAFEQISLALATTSDQQQADNLLYYLRAFSYFGPIDELDDTSYESLTFGLKQLANNELLSHSSRLQEQYAVTLYRYYANSERATQLATLLPQLDSQLSSLGQSASNTDNDYALWETLRAYGLLFNTARKEADGDLNKLLVEQDLARPLLEFAASTTSIRSDNDWPKANAYWALGLYRLALPASENDEPTPSEQKIDDAVADIAKQDIKLRGDKAKDTYTLGYHVNAFAGKEACENNSELCRIPELEDVLPINHSCSDSLFILAQDLNEQELATSCTKLTSQEANFHQVLETRYQPTANDFNNALRVVAFKNWSQYNAYGQLLFDIDTDNGGMYIEGTPSKPGNQATFFAYRQFWIEPEFAIWNLNHEYVHYLDGHFVKYGGFGHFPEKMVWWSEGLAEYISKGNDNPNTLKVIKKDIDKAPSLEEIFATEYKDGQDRTYKWSYMAVRFLVENHHSDFVQLSHYLKTDYFEGYAELMAELTDHQAQFSDWLNVQVEQFDDSEEKAKPRLNKQNRYSYRDYLRPAHLVKDDAHRHY; encoded by the coding sequence ATGTTTCGCCGTTCTCTTATTGCCATCACGCTTATCTCTCCCACACTCATGACATTAAATGGGTGTAGCAGCTCTCCTAACTTAATAGTAGACCAGACACTCATCAGCCAGATTAATCTGGCGAATAAAGATTCATTTTTTGATGCCAGCAACCCGCAGTTAAACAAAAATGCATTTGAACAGATAAGTCTTGCCTTAGCGACAACAAGCGATCAGCAACAAGCCGATAACCTTCTTTATTATCTACGCGCGTTTAGCTATTTTGGGCCCATCGATGAGCTTGATGACACAAGCTACGAATCACTCACCTTCGGGCTTAAACAACTCGCTAATAATGAGTTGTTGAGTCACTCCTCTCGGCTACAGGAACAATATGCTGTTACCCTGTATCGTTACTACGCTAACAGTGAACGTGCAACACAACTTGCCACCCTCTTACCTCAACTTGACTCACAGTTATCCTCACTAGGGCAGAGCGCTTCCAATACGGATAATGACTACGCACTTTGGGAGACGCTCAGAGCCTATGGTCTGTTATTTAATACAGCCAGAAAAGAAGCGGATGGGGATCTTAACAAATTATTGGTAGAACAGGATTTGGCGCGTCCGCTACTGGAGTTTGCAGCATCAACGACAAGCATAAGATCCGATAATGACTGGCCTAAGGCAAATGCTTATTGGGCTTTAGGGCTGTACCGTTTAGCACTACCGGCGAGTGAGAATGATGAGCCTACCCCTTCAGAGCAGAAGATAGACGATGCGGTTGCCGATATAGCCAAGCAAGACATTAAGCTACGCGGTGACAAAGCCAAAGATACCTATACCTTGGGCTATCATGTCAATGCTTTTGCGGGTAAAGAGGCATGCGAAAACAACAGTGAGCTCTGCCGCATACCAGAGTTAGAAGATGTTCTGCCTATCAATCATTCCTGCTCTGACAGTTTATTTATTCTCGCACAAGACTTAAATGAGCAAGAGCTTGCGACAAGCTGCACTAAACTCACCTCGCAAGAGGCCAACTTTCATCAAGTTCTGGAAACCCGATATCAGCCTACCGCCAATGACTTCAACAATGCACTGCGTGTTGTGGCGTTTAAAAATTGGAGCCAGTACAACGCATACGGACAACTACTTTTCGACATAGATACTGATAATGGTGGCATGTATATCGAGGGTACTCCGTCAAAGCCTGGTAACCAGGCAACATTCTTCGCCTACCGACAGTTCTGGATCGAGCCAGAATTTGCTATCTGGAATCTAAACCACGAATACGTACATTACCTCGACGGTCATTTCGTCAAATATGGTGGCTTCGGGCATTTCCCGGAGAAGATGGTGTGGTGGTCGGAAGGCTTGGCCGAATACATATCCAAGGGCAACGACAATCCAAATACGTTAAAAGTGATCAAGAAAGATATCGATAAGGCCCCCAGCCTTGAAGAGATCTTTGCCACTGAGTATAAAGACGGGCAAGACAGAACATATAAGTGGAGTTATATGGCAGTGCGCTTTCTGGTTGAAAACCACCATTCAGATTTCGTTCAACTGAGTCATTATTTAAAAACGGATTACTTTGAAGGTTACGCTGAGTTGATGGCTGAGCTCACTGACCATCAGGCGCAATTTTCAGATTGGCTAAATGTACAGGTGGAACAGTTTGATGATAGCGAAGAGAAAGCTAAGCCCAGACTCAATAAGCAAAATAGATATAGCTACCGGGATTACCTGCGACCCGCTCACTTGGTAAAAGATGATGCTCACAGACATTATTAG
- a CDS encoding LysM peptidoglycan-binding domain-containing protein, whose protein sequence is MENPMKRLILLALMIISCSFVFADTLTLKSGHPDSYVVKKGDTLWDISEHFLNDPWRWPKLWGANPQIANPHLIYPGDRLTLVFIDGEPRLVVKPHIRKSPEGRIMPKGGAIPAVDLSLIRPFLVQNRVVDGDWFDEQPLVMGGESESKYHIANDIIYVQAELTLGDKFGVYAQGREFVSKEEGELLGQEVMLTASGRVIESGPISKVRLLSNFRETKAGYRVLPIEEDSLLSAYFMPRAANLETPASVIASDKKNREMGKLDVVYIDKGNEDGVEAGHVFSIFREGVDIVINGDGQPVLPQDRSTYESLLTGISSDNAVKMPDIYRGKLMVFKVFDKTSLALIMVNERPVRVDDKLIQPSSLLASE, encoded by the coding sequence ATGGAAAACCCCATGAAACGACTAATTTTACTCGCTTTAATGATAATAAGTTGCTCGTTCGTGTTCGCGGATACTTTGACATTAAAGTCCGGGCACCCAGATTCTTATGTTGTAAAGAAGGGAGACACCCTCTGGGATATCTCCGAACACTTTTTAAATGATCCCTGGCGTTGGCCTAAACTCTGGGGCGCAAACCCTCAAATAGCCAACCCACACCTTATCTATCCGGGGGATCGACTCACCTTAGTATTTATCGATGGTGAACCAAGATTAGTGGTTAAGCCGCATATTCGCAAAAGCCCCGAAGGTCGAATAATGCCAAAAGGTGGGGCTATACCTGCGGTTGACTTGTCCCTTATCCGTCCATTTTTGGTGCAAAACAGAGTTGTAGACGGTGATTGGTTTGATGAGCAGCCTCTGGTTATGGGCGGCGAAAGTGAGTCCAAATATCATATCGCTAACGATATCATCTATGTTCAAGCTGAGCTCACCTTAGGTGATAAATTTGGCGTGTATGCTCAAGGCCGTGAGTTTGTCAGCAAGGAAGAGGGCGAGCTACTGGGTCAAGAAGTGATGTTGACTGCAAGTGGTCGTGTCATCGAATCCGGACCTATTTCTAAAGTCAGGTTGCTGAGTAATTTTCGTGAAACGAAAGCCGGATACCGAGTCTTACCGATTGAAGAAGATTCCCTGCTCTCCGCTTATTTCATGCCCAGAGCCGCCAACCTGGAAACTCCTGCATCGGTAATCGCTTCTGATAAGAAGAACAGAGAGATGGGTAAGCTGGATGTTGTCTACATAGATAAAGGAAATGAGGATGGTGTGGAAGCCGGACACGTGTTCTCTATCTTCAGAGAGGGTGTCGATATCGTTATCAACGGCGATGGCCAGCCGGTGCTGCCTCAGGATCGTAGCACCTATGAAAGCTTATTAACCGGGATATCCTCCGATAACGCTGTAAAAATGCCGGATATCTATCGTGGAAAGCTTATGGTGTTCAAGGTATTCGATAAAACCAGCTTGGCTTTGATCATGGTAAATGAAAGGCCTGTGCGGGTTGACGACAAGCTTATTCAGCCAAGCTCTCTATTGGCGAGTGAATAG
- a CDS encoding L-threonylcarbamoyladenylate synthase, translating into MLEQAPDEVQEIIEQGGVVAYPTEAVYGLGCDPDNDEAITRLLALKKRPWQKGLILVASDYQQLLPYIDESRLTNEQLNKVFVKWPGPFTFIMPIKPGLSNLLCGSFNSLAVRVSSHPTIQAICQRLGKPLVSTSANHAGEPPAMSCEEIIAKFDGEIDALISGSLGAERKPSTIVDAISGKVLR; encoded by the coding sequence ATGCTGGAACAGGCTCCGGACGAGGTTCAGGAGATTATCGAACAGGGCGGTGTCGTTGCATATCCGACTGAAGCCGTCTATGGGCTAGGCTGTGATCCTGATAATGATGAAGCAATAACCAGATTGCTTGCATTAAAAAAGCGCCCCTGGCAGAAAGGACTTATCTTGGTTGCCAGTGATTATCAACAACTACTCCCCTATATTGATGAATCAAGGCTAACCAATGAGCAGTTAAACAAGGTCTTTGTTAAGTGGCCTGGACCATTTACCTTTATCATGCCGATTAAGCCCGGGCTCTCAAATTTGTTATGTGGCAGTTTTAACTCTCTTGCGGTTAGAGTGTCTTCCCACCCAACGATTCAAGCCATCTGTCAGAGGCTTGGTAAGCCGTTGGTTTCGACTAGCGCCAATCATGCCGGCGAACCACCTGCGATGAGCTGTGAAGAGATCATTGCCAAATTTGATGGTGAGATCGATGCACTGATATCCGGCTCTCTTGGAGCTGAGCGAAAACCTTCAACAATCGTCGATGCGATCAGTGGCAAAGTGTTACGTTAG
- the trkA gene encoding Trk system potassium transporter TrkA, producing the protein MKIIILGAGQVGGTLAENLVGENNDITIVDNDRSRLRSLQDKYDLRVVFGHGAHPNVLKEAGAEDADMLIAVTNSDECNMSACQMAYTLFGTPTKIARIRSEQYLALRDKLFINTETKKNDNSPRGGFIIDELIAPEQLVTAYIRRLVEYPGALQVLEFAEGRLSLVAVRAYYGGPLVGNALAALREHMPNIDTRVAAIFRQGRPIMPRGTTIIEADDEVFFVADSRHVRAVMSEMQKLDNSYRNIMIAGGGNIGFGLAQQLQRNHSVKLIEHRQERAEELSEKLENTTVFCGDASDQELLLEEHIDQTDVFIAVTNDDEANIMAALLAKRMGAKKVMVLIQREAYVDIVQEANIDIAISPQQATISALLTHIRQGDICNVYSLRRGAAEAIEAIAHGDSKTSKVVGKQIGNIKLPPGTTIGAIVRDEEVLMAHDKTVIEQGDHVILFLVNKKFIGEVEKLFQPSAFFF; encoded by the coding sequence ATGAAAATTATCATTTTAGGTGCAGGTCAGGTTGGTGGCACACTAGCCGAAAACTTAGTCGGCGAAAATAATGACATCACTATCGTCGATAACGATAGAAGTCGATTACGCTCGCTGCAGGACAAGTATGATCTGCGGGTTGTTTTCGGTCATGGTGCTCATCCAAATGTCTTGAAAGAGGCTGGCGCCGAAGATGCCGATATGCTGATTGCCGTCACCAACAGTGATGAGTGCAACATGTCAGCCTGTCAGATGGCATACACGCTTTTCGGGACACCCACTAAGATTGCCCGGATCCGCTCCGAGCAATACCTTGCCCTAAGGGATAAGTTGTTTATCAACACCGAAACCAAAAAAAATGATAATAGCCCTCGTGGCGGTTTTATTATTGATGAGCTGATCGCACCCGAACAGCTCGTTACCGCCTATATTCGCAGATTGGTCGAGTACCCCGGTGCCCTTCAGGTCCTGGAGTTTGCCGAGGGCCGATTAAGTCTGGTTGCTGTTCGTGCCTATTATGGTGGCCCCCTCGTAGGTAACGCACTGGCCGCCCTTCGCGAACATATGCCTAATATTGATACCCGGGTAGCAGCCATCTTCAGGCAGGGGCGCCCCATCATGCCTCGCGGCACCACGATTATTGAAGCCGATGATGAAGTTTTCTTCGTCGCCGATAGCCGTCATGTTCGCGCCGTCATGAGTGAGATGCAGAAACTGGATAACTCCTATCGTAATATTATGATAGCGGGCGGCGGTAATATCGGTTTCGGGCTCGCTCAGCAGTTACAGCGTAATCACTCGGTAAAACTGATTGAACATCGACAAGAGCGTGCAGAAGAGCTGTCTGAAAAACTCGAAAACACCACTGTTTTTTGTGGTGATGCCTCCGATCAAGAGCTACTCCTCGAGGAGCATATCGATCAAACTGACGTGTTTATTGCGGTAACCAATGACGATGAAGCCAATATCATGGCAGCCCTACTAGCTAAGCGCATGGGCGCGAAGAAGGTAATGGTGCTAATTCAACGCGAAGCTTATGTGGATATCGTTCAGGAAGCTAATATTGATATCGCAATATCTCCACAACAAGCGACGATCTCGGCACTGCTCACACATATTCGCCAAGGTGATATCTGTAATGTGTACTCACTCAGGCGCGGCGCAGCCGAAGCTATCGAAGCTATTGCCCATGGCGACTCAAAAACATCAAAAGTTGTTGGTAAACAGATAGGCAATATCAAGTTACCCCCCGGCACGACCATCGGTGCTATCGTCCGTGACGAAGAGGTATTGATGGCTCATGATAAGACAGTCATAGAACAAGGCGATCACGTCATTCTCTTCCTGGTAAACAAAAAGTTTATCGGTGAAGTTGAAAAACTGTTCCAACCAAGTGCTTTCTTCTTCTAG
- the def gene encoding peptide deformylase has product MSLLKVLRFPDERLRTIAKPVAEFNADLQAQIDNMFDTMYEEKGIGLAATQVDFHQHLIIMDLQDDVERPTVFINMEITARDGSCTNEEGCLSVPGIYANVDRAESVTIKAFDREGVEFTLDADGLFAICLQHELDHLNGKLFVDYLSPLKRQRIKQKLEKAARLEAKQG; this is encoded by the coding sequence ATGAGTTTATTAAAAGTTTTACGTTTTCCCGATGAGAGATTACGCACGATTGCGAAGCCTGTAGCAGAGTTTAACGCTGACCTGCAGGCTCAAATCGATAATATGTTCGACACCATGTATGAAGAGAAGGGGATCGGACTGGCCGCAACGCAAGTCGATTTTCATCAACACTTGATAATCATGGACCTACAAGATGATGTAGAGAGACCCACAGTGTTCATCAATATGGAGATAACTGCCCGTGATGGCAGTTGTACCAATGAAGAGGGCTGTCTTTCTGTACCTGGTATCTATGCCAACGTAGATCGCGCCGAGTCGGTAACGATTAAGGCTTTCGACCGTGAAGGTGTTGAATTCACCTTAGATGCAGATGGGCTGTTTGCGATATGCCTGCAACACGAATTAGACCACCTTAACGGTAAGTTATTTGTGGATTACCTGTCGCCATTAAAGCGCCAAAGAATCAAACAGAAACTCGAAAAAGCAGCCAGACTCGAAGCCAAACAAGGATAA
- a CDS encoding DNA topoisomerase family protein gives MSKIDQQLFSSHEHALEKEFELCPKCGCELSIKNSKHGGFIGCNNYPTCDYTRPLVQHESIETQVIEGSQCPECGHELAVKSGRFGIFIGCTQYPECKHIEKQDQEVGGEEIPCPICTKGHIEHRTNRFGKSFYACSGYPKCKFLVNYPPVHETCPDCGFGILVERKGAAGARLECPKKQCKYKRAL, from the coding sequence ATGTCTAAGATCGATCAACAGCTATTTAGTTCCCATGAGCATGCACTCGAGAAAGAGTTTGAGCTTTGTCCAAAATGTGGCTGTGAACTATCGATAAAAAATAGTAAACATGGTGGTTTCATCGGCTGTAATAACTATCCGACCTGTGATTATACCCGGCCACTGGTACAACACGAGTCGATAGAAACCCAGGTGATTGAGGGATCTCAATGTCCTGAGTGTGGACACGAGTTAGCTGTAAAGTCTGGACGATTTGGCATTTTCATCGGTTGTACTCAATATCCTGAGTGTAAACATATCGAGAAACAAGACCAAGAGGTGGGAGGGGAAGAGATACCTTGCCCCATCTGTACTAAAGGCCATATTGAGCATAGAACCAATCGTTTCGGCAAAAGCTTCTATGCATGTAGTGGCTACCCTAAGTGTAAGTTTCTGGTTAATTACCCTCCAGTGCATGAAACCTGTCCCGACTGTGGTTTTGGTATTTTGGTTGAACGTAAGGGAGCGGCTGGGGCACGTTTAGAATGCCCGAAAAAGCAATGTAAGTATAAGCGCGCCCTATAG